A section of the Gloeobacter violaceus PCC 7421 genome encodes:
- the def gene encoding peptide deformylase: MANQLQVPKQKLAKPPLAIHTLGDRVLRQGSKQISGINDEVRKLAQQMLQTMYSADGIGLAAPQVGVNKRMIVVDIDPENAARPPLVLINPLIKQFSSDLAVDQEGCLSVPSIYADVRRPERVVATYRDLNGRPVTLEATGLLARCIQHEIDHLDGVLFVDRVENQIALAPQLVEKGFAVRDVQVRA, from the coding sequence ATGGCGAACCAACTGCAGGTGCCCAAGCAAAAGCTGGCCAAGCCGCCCCTGGCGATTCACACCCTCGGGGACCGGGTCTTGCGCCAGGGCAGCAAACAAATCTCGGGCATCAACGACGAAGTGCGCAAGCTCGCCCAGCAGATGCTCCAGACGATGTACAGCGCCGACGGTATCGGCCTTGCCGCCCCCCAGGTAGGCGTCAACAAGCGGATGATCGTCGTCGACATCGACCCGGAGAACGCCGCCCGGCCGCCGCTGGTGCTCATCAACCCGCTGATCAAGCAATTCAGCAGCGATCTGGCCGTCGATCAAGAAGGCTGCCTGAGCGTGCCCAGCATTTACGCCGATGTGCGCCGTCCCGAGCGCGTCGTGGCTACCTACCGCGACTTGAACGGTCGGCCGGTCACCCTCGAAGCGACCGGCCTGCTCGCCCGCTGCATCCAGCATGAGATCGATCACCTTGATGGTGTGCTGTTCGTCGATCGCGTCGAGAACCAGATTGCCCTCGCTCCCCAACTGGTCGAAAAAGGATTTGCCGTCCGGGACGTACAGGTGCGCGCCTGA
- a CDS encoding TIGR01212 family radical SAM protein (This family includes YhcC from E. coli K-12, an uncharacterized radical SAM protein.), whose protein sequence is MASVDLLPYNLFSRHLQERFGEKIFKVTLDAGFDCPNRDGTRARGGCTFCDASGSSAQVSPPATPLDEQLRLGMAGWQRKFGEKARKFIAYYQAFTNTHAPVDRLREVYRAGMEHPDCIGIAIGTRPDCVGEPVLELLAEMASRKYLWVEYGLQSAHDQTLARINRAHTVAEFVDAVRRTRGRGIEVCAHLIHGLPGDTPAMMLQSVDLLASLGVEGVKIHSLHIVKGSVMAGQYLRGEIPLMSRTEYVQWVCDSLERLPWQIKIHRLTGDALPHLLIAPEWSRHKLAVLGAIQQEMRRRGTRQGSGVRSLTPDTY, encoded by the coding sequence ATGGCCAGTGTCGATCTGCTGCCCTACAACCTGTTCAGTCGCCATCTGCAGGAGCGCTTTGGCGAAAAAATCTTCAAAGTCACCCTCGATGCCGGTTTTGACTGTCCCAACCGCGACGGCACCCGGGCGCGCGGGGGCTGCACCTTCTGCGACGCCTCCGGTTCCTCAGCCCAGGTGAGCCCTCCCGCCACTCCTCTAGATGAGCAGTTGCGCCTCGGCATGGCAGGCTGGCAGCGCAAGTTCGGCGAGAAGGCCCGCAAATTCATCGCCTACTACCAGGCGTTCACCAACACCCATGCGCCGGTAGACCGGCTGCGCGAGGTCTACCGGGCCGGTATGGAGCACCCCGACTGCATAGGCATCGCCATCGGCACCCGCCCCGACTGCGTGGGGGAGCCGGTGCTCGAGTTGCTGGCCGAAATGGCCTCCCGCAAATACCTCTGGGTCGAGTACGGCCTGCAAAGCGCCCACGACCAGACCCTGGCACGCATCAACCGCGCCCACACCGTCGCCGAATTCGTCGATGCGGTGCGGCGCACCCGGGGGCGGGGCATCGAAGTCTGCGCCCACCTGATCCATGGCCTGCCCGGCGACACCCCGGCAATGATGCTCCAGTCGGTGGATTTGCTCGCTTCCCTCGGAGTCGAAGGCGTCAAGATCCACTCGCTGCACATCGTCAAAGGCTCGGTCATGGCAGGGCAGTACCTGCGCGGCGAGATCCCGCTGATGAGCCGGACCGAATATGTGCAGTGGGTGTGCGACTCGCTGGAGCGCCTGCCCTGGCAGATCAAAATCCATCGCCTCACGGGCGACGCCCTGCCGCACCTGCTCATCGCCCCGGAATGGTCGCGCCACAAACTCGCCGTGCTGGGCGCCATTCAGCAGGAGATGCGCAGGCGGGGCACCCGGCAAGGTTCCGGGGTGCGCTCTCTGACACCTGACACTTATTAA
- a CDS encoding photosystem I reaction center subunit XI translates to MTLARYVYTPDPQEGTLLTPVNNSTAIRWFIDNLPINRVGMDEFTRGLEIGMAHGYWLIGPFALLGPLRNTELGLVAGLVSTIGLLLISTIGLSGYASLVEDVPTEFDRKGWSRLAGGFLVGGVGGAIFAFAILQFFPLVSAIARIP, encoded by the coding sequence ATGACCCTGGCACGCTATGTCTACACACCGGATCCGCAGGAGGGGACGCTGCTTACCCCGGTGAACAATTCCACGGCGATCCGCTGGTTCATCGACAATCTGCCCATCAACCGGGTGGGGATGGACGAGTTTACCCGCGGGTTGGAAATTGGCATGGCCCACGGTTACTGGCTCATCGGTCCTTTCGCGCTGCTCGGTCCTCTACGCAACACCGAACTGGGTCTGGTGGCCGGGCTGGTCTCGACCATCGGCCTGCTGCTCATCTCGACCATTGGGCTTTCGGGTTACGCCTCGCTGGTCGAAGACGTGCCGACCGAATTCGACCGCAAGGGCTGGAGCCGGCTTGCCGGCGGTTTTCTGGTGGGCGGTGTCGGGGGGGCCATCTTCGCCTTTGCGATTTTGCAGTTTTTCCCGCTGGTCTCAGCCATCGCCCGCATCCCCTAA
- a CDS encoding protein jag → MIDTQTDDARTWLQSALQLMGFPDGVQVAEAPDDPDGQRWLEIPEEALSPAQKELLLNREGEVLDALQFLLNTTMHLQTDSNQPYTVELAGHRLKRQQQLAEMARDAAAQVRSSGEEFVFGALSAAERRQIHMLLQDEPDLSTFSRGKEPERRLVVRPRTADAAEESPDAALD, encoded by the coding sequence ATGATAGACACCCAGACCGACGACGCCCGCACCTGGCTGCAGTCTGCGCTGCAGCTGATGGGATTTCCCGACGGCGTCCAGGTGGCCGAAGCCCCGGACGACCCCGACGGCCAGCGCTGGCTGGAGATTCCCGAAGAAGCGCTCAGTCCCGCCCAAAAAGAACTGCTGCTCAACCGCGAAGGCGAAGTGCTCGATGCGCTGCAGTTTTTACTCAACACGACGATGCATCTGCAGACCGACAGCAACCAGCCCTATACCGTCGAACTGGCCGGCCATCGCCTCAAGCGGCAGCAGCAATTGGCCGAGATGGCCCGGGACGCTGCCGCCCAGGTGCGCTCCAGCGGTGAGGAGTTCGTCTTCGGAGCGCTGAGTGCCGCCGAGCGCCGCCAGATCCACATGCTTTTGCAGGACGAGCCGGATCTATCCACGTTTAGCCGCGGCAAAGAACCCGAACGCCGCCTGGTGGTGCGCCCGCGCACCGCGGACGCCGCCGAGGAGAGCCCAGATGCTGCGCTCGATTGA
- a CDS encoding rod shape-determining protein: MFRLFNRSACEIGIDLGSANTLIYRNGQGIVLAEPSVVALECRGDRLIAAGEEASQLIGRSPTNMVLSRPLREGVIADFESAAVMLKHFVRKAMGTSSSVSRMVVGIPSGVTEVERRAVIETATHAGARSVHLIDEPLAAAIGAGLPVTAPVGGMIVDIGGGTTEVAVLCHQGCVASQSVRVAGDAMNECITQYLRKHYDLIVGEHTAEQLKIDLGSAAGSGGDRSIEVCGQDLLSSLPRIHVVHESEVRECIREPIRTIVDAVRRTLELTPPQLVADIYRRGIVLCGGGALLRGLDELLAAETGICVHIAESPLACVALGTGQVLENPQKWSRVLSAQALAV; encoded by the coding sequence ATGTTTAGACTCTTTAACCGTTCGGCCTGTGAAATTGGGATCGATCTCGGTTCGGCAAACACGCTCATCTACCGCAACGGTCAGGGAATTGTGCTTGCGGAGCCTTCGGTAGTCGCCCTCGAATGCCGGGGAGACCGGCTCATCGCCGCAGGCGAGGAGGCATCGCAACTGATTGGTCGCTCTCCGACCAACATGGTGCTCTCGCGGCCTCTGCGCGAGGGGGTGATCGCCGATTTTGAATCGGCGGCGGTGATGCTCAAGCACTTTGTACGCAAGGCAATGGGCACCTCCTCCTCGGTGTCGCGCATGGTGGTGGGCATTCCCAGCGGGGTGACCGAGGTCGAGCGGCGGGCGGTAATCGAAACGGCCACCCACGCCGGGGCGCGGTCGGTGCACCTCATCGACGAGCCGCTCGCTGCCGCCATCGGCGCCGGGCTGCCGGTCACCGCCCCGGTAGGCGGGATGATCGTCGATATCGGCGGCGGTACCACCGAGGTGGCGGTTCTGTGCCACCAGGGCTGCGTCGCCTCCCAGTCGGTGCGGGTGGCGGGCGATGCGATGAACGAGTGCATCACCCAGTACCTGCGCAAGCATTACGACCTGATCGTCGGCGAGCACACCGCCGAACAGCTCAAAATCGATCTCGGATCCGCCGCCGGGTCCGGCGGAGATCGCAGTATCGAGGTGTGTGGCCAGGATCTGCTCAGCAGCCTGCCGCGCATCCATGTCGTGCACGAGAGCGAGGTGCGCGAGTGTATCCGCGAACCGATCCGCACGATTGTCGATGCGGTGCGGCGCACCCTCGAACTCACCCCGCCCCAACTGGTGGCCGATATCTACCGGCGCGGCATTGTGCTGTGCGGGGGCGGAGCGCTGCTGCGCGGCCTCGACGAACTGCTCGCCGCCGAGACGGGCATCTGCGTGCACATCGCCGAATCGCCCCTGGCCTGCGTCGCCCTCGGCACCGGCCAGGTGCTGGAAAATCCCCAGAAGTGGAGCCGGGTACTGAGCGCTCAGGCACTGGCGGTCTGA
- a CDS encoding GNAT family N-acetyltransferase yields MDPLACVLETPRLLLSVPGPDFAPRFAAFYRHNREHLATWDPPYPPQFYTEEHWRTKLADEQANYLAGTQLRLVLLARAAPDEPLVGFCNFSQIVRKAFQACYLGYSLDKQAVGRGLMSEGLAEAIAYVFGTLGLHRIMANYLPTNVRSGRLLRRLGFVVEGYARNYLFIDGQWRDHILTSLTNPAPADPQL; encoded by the coding sequence ATGGATCCCCTTGCTTGTGTACTGGAGACACCGCGTTTGTTGCTGTCGGTGCCGGGCCCAGATTTTGCACCCCGATTCGCCGCCTTCTATCGGCACAATAGGGAGCATCTTGCTACCTGGGATCCACCCTATCCCCCGCAGTTCTACACCGAGGAGCACTGGCGCACAAAACTCGCAGACGAACAAGCAAACTATCTGGCCGGCACCCAGTTGCGCCTCGTGTTGCTCGCTCGCGCCGCCCCGGACGAACCGCTGGTCGGTTTTTGCAATTTTTCCCAGATTGTCAGAAAGGCCTTCCAGGCTTGCTATCTGGGTTACAGCCTCGACAAGCAGGCTGTGGGCCGAGGATTGATGAGCGAGGGACTTGCCGAGGCCATCGCCTACGTCTTCGGCACCCTCGGACTGCACCGGATCATGGCCAACTACCTGCCCACCAACGTGCGCAGCGGCCGGTTGCTGCGGCGCCTCGGTTTTGTGGTGGAAGGCTACGCCCGCAATTATCTGTTTATCGACGGCCAGTGGCGCGACCACATTCTCACTTCTCTCACCAACCCCGCACCGGCTGATCCTCAGCTGTAA
- a CDS encoding CHAT domain-containing tetratricopeptide repeat protein — protein MHVFNLALALGLCLSTAWPLIAPASAAAPIAGDLAEAERLHQRSLQLWQQGDYAQALEPAEQAMAVRERLLGPENPDVAASLNHLGNLLADRGDYGRSELLYERALAIRQKVFGSKHPSVAASLNNLAALQAKQGRYREAEPLYERALAIREQVFGPEHPEVAKTLINLAALFRKQGRYREAEPLYERILAIHQKVLGPEHPEVAKTLNNLALLYVDQGRYREAEPLYERALAIHQKVLGPDHPQVAKTLNNLAILQTKQGRYREAEPLYERALAIHQKVLGPDHPDVAVKLNNLAFLYVDQGRYREAEPLYERALAIHQKVLGPDHPQVAANLNNLALLHVAQGKYLEAEPLLKHALVIHHKTLGPEHPDEAQVLHSLAVLYTSLGRYREAEPLLEQALAIHQKAFRLQHPIIVSILQTFASLRLKQARPAEALGLLQERLDVQERLLGLNLAVGDEARKRDYLDTLVEGVDLSVSAHLRYAPTEPAAARLALGAVLQRKSRVLDELTGGLAQLRARLAPGQQGLLDQLAQTRSTLATLVFRGLQQDTPEQYKARLDALERQTRQLETDLAASGAELGTLSRPVTVDAVQQQLHAGTVLVELVRYRPLNPAATRKADRFAPEHYAAFLLSSDGPVWAVELAEAAVIDRMVLDLRALLANADTPVVAVRALARQLDSLLMQPLRARLGDVHTLWIAPDAQLNLLPFGALVDEQGRYLLERFELVYLSSGRDLIRLSDLPVPPRQGPLLVAAPDFDNAGPPAVNAAHRSAPSLRSADLAELRVEGLPGSAKEAAALLALLPGARSLTGAAATENALKEAHGPLLLHVATHGFFLEPISRVGENPLLRSGLALAGFNKRASGGEDGVLTALEAMGLDLEGTELVVLSACDTGLGEVAGGEGIYGLRRALSIAGARSQMFSLWQVGDTATAQLMVAYYRQLLAGWGRSEALRRVQLDLLQGGERAHPYWWAAFVATGDRRPLALNGDYPR, from the coding sequence GTGCATGTCTTCAATCTGGCGTTGGCGCTGGGATTGTGCCTATCTACTGCCTGGCCCCTGATCGCTCCCGCGTCCGCGGCGGCACCGATAGCCGGAGATCTGGCGGAGGCCGAGCGGTTGCACCAACGGAGCTTGCAGTTGTGGCAGCAGGGAGACTACGCGCAAGCGCTTGAACCGGCTGAGCAGGCCATGGCGGTTCGCGAGCGCCTGCTGGGACCGGAAAATCCCGATGTGGCCGCGAGCCTCAACCACCTCGGAAACCTGCTTGCGGATCGGGGGGATTACGGGCGATCGGAGCTTCTGTATGAGCGGGCCCTGGCCATTCGCCAAAAAGTCTTCGGCTCGAAGCACCCCAGTGTGGCCGCAAGCCTCAACAACCTGGCTGCCTTGCAGGCAAAGCAGGGCCGCTACCGGGAGGCAGAGCCGCTGTACGAGCGGGCCCTGGCCATCCGCGAACAGGTCTTCGGTCCTGAGCACCCCGAGGTGGCAAAAACCCTCATCAACCTGGCTGCCCTCTTTAGAAAGCAGGGCCGCTACCGGGAGGCGGAGCCGCTGTACGAGAGGATCCTGGCCATTCACCAAAAAGTCCTCGGTCCTGAGCACCCCGAGGTGGCCAAAACCCTCAACAACCTGGCTTTACTGTACGTCGATCAGGGCCGCTACCGGGAGGCGGAGCCGCTGTACGAGCGGGCCCTGGCCATTCACCAAAAAGTCCTCGGTCCTGATCACCCCCAGGTGGCCAAAACCCTCAACAACCTGGCTATTTTGCAGACAAAGCAGGGCCGCTACCGGGAGGCGGAGCCGCTGTACGAGAGGGCCCTGGCCATTCACCAAAAAGTCCTCGGTCCTGATCACCCTGATGTGGCAGTGAAGCTCAACAACCTGGCTTTTCTGTACGTCGATCAGGGCCGCTACCGGGAGGCGGAGCCGCTGTACGAGCGGGCCCTGGCCATTCACCAAAAAGTCCTCGGTCCTGATCACCCCCAGGTGGCAGCGAACCTCAACAACCTGGCTTTACTGCACGTCGCTCAGGGCAAATATCTGGAGGCGGAACCGCTTCTCAAGCACGCTCTGGTCATCCACCACAAAACCCTCGGTCCGGAGCACCCCGATGAGGCTCAAGTGCTCCACAGTTTGGCTGTGCTGTACACCAGCTTGGGCCGCTACCGGGAGGCGGAGCCGCTGCTTGAGCAAGCCCTTGCAATCCACCAAAAGGCTTTCAGGCTGCAGCACCCCATAATCGTCAGTATTCTCCAGACATTCGCCAGCCTGCGGCTGAAGCAAGCGCGGCCAGCGGAGGCCCTTGGTCTGCTGCAGGAGCGCCTGGACGTTCAGGAGCGCCTACTGGGTCTCAACCTGGCCGTAGGCGACGAGGCGCGCAAGCGCGATTACTTAGACACCCTTGTCGAAGGCGTTGACTTGAGTGTCTCAGCCCACCTGCGCTACGCTCCCACAGAGCCTGCAGCCGCCCGGCTGGCCCTGGGAGCCGTGCTGCAGAGGAAGAGCCGTGTGCTCGACGAGTTGACCGGCGGTCTGGCTCAGCTGCGCGCTCGGCTCGCTCCCGGGCAGCAGGGCCTGCTCGACCAGCTTGCCCAAACTCGCTCCACACTGGCTACCCTTGTCTTCCGCGGGCTGCAGCAGGACACACCGGAACAGTACAAGGCGCGACTGGACGCCTTGGAGCGGCAAACTCGGCAGCTGGAGACCGACCTGGCCGCCAGTGGCGCCGAGTTGGGCACTCTGTCCCGGCCGGTTACCGTCGATGCGGTGCAGCAGCAGTTGCACGCCGGCACCGTGTTGGTCGAACTGGTGCGCTACCGGCCCCTCAATCCCGCAGCCACCCGCAAAGCCGACCGGTTTGCCCCCGAGCACTACGCCGCCTTCCTGCTATCCTCCGACGGCCCGGTCTGGGCCGTCGAACTGGCGGAAGCCGCTGTGATCGACCGGATGGTGCTGGATTTGCGTGCTCTGCTGGCCAACGCAGATACCCCCGTCGTCGCCGTGCGTGCCCTGGCGCGCCAACTGGACAGCTTGCTGATGCAGCCGCTGCGCGCCCGGCTGGGGGATGTGCACACCCTGTGGATTGCCCCCGACGCCCAGCTGAACTTGCTGCCGTTCGGTGCGCTGGTGGATGAGCAAGGCCGCTACCTGCTGGAGCGTTTTGAATTGGTTTACTTGAGTTCCGGCCGCGATCTGATCCGGCTTTCCGACCTACCGGTCCCGCCGCGTCAGGGACCGCTGCTCGTTGCCGCCCCCGACTTTGACAACGCCGGGCCCCCGGCTGTGAACGCCGCCCACCGTTCTGCCCCCAGCCTCCGCTCGGCAGACCTGGCCGAGTTGCGTGTGGAAGGGCTGCCGGGTAGTGCAAAAGAAGCCGCTGCCCTACTGGCGCTGTTGCCCGGCGCCCGCTCGCTCACCGGTGCTGCGGCTACCGAGAACGCCCTCAAGGAGGCCCACGGTCCGCTGCTGCTGCATGTGGCCACCCACGGCTTTTTTCTCGAACCCATCAGTAGGGTGGGCGAGAACCCGTTATTGCGCTCGGGGCTGGCCCTGGCCGGGTTCAACAAACGCGCCAGCGGCGGCGAAGACGGGGTGCTCACGGCGCTGGAGGCGATGGGCCTCGACTTGGAGGGCACCGAACTGGTAGTGCTGTCCGCCTGCGACACGGGGCTGGGAGAGGTGGCCGGCGGCGAGGGGATCTACGGTCTGAGGCGCGCACTGTCCATCGCCGGGGCCAGAAGCCAAATGTTCAGTCTGTGGCAAGTCGGCGACACGGCCACCGCGCAACTGATGGTCGCGTATTACCGGCAGCTATTGGCGGGCTGGGGCCGCAGCGAAGCGCTGCGGCGGGTGCAGTTGGATCTGTTGCAAGGGGGCGAACGTGCCCATCCCTACTGGTGGGCGGCGTTTGTCGCGACCGGCGACCGGCGGCCTCTTGCACTGAACGGAGACTACCCCCGTTAA
- a CDS encoding YceD family protein: MLRSIELRALAASPTRNLTIVIDEPIAALPSLTPVQGELAVVHHGDFLEVTGRAQTIVTLACDRCLQHFNHRLVTDFEEVIWLEDASVEVPLELEVPPAHLDELLPRDGRLDPVDLIYQHLCLELPVRNLCSEQCQGVKTAQPEEQSLDRRWAALARLREELG; the protein is encoded by the coding sequence ATGCTGCGCTCGATTGAACTGCGCGCCCTCGCAGCGAGCCCGACGCGCAATCTGACCATCGTCATCGACGAGCCGATCGCGGCTCTGCCGAGCCTCACGCCCGTGCAGGGCGAACTGGCCGTCGTCCACCACGGCGATTTTCTGGAAGTCACCGGCCGCGCCCAGACGATCGTCACCCTCGCCTGCGACCGCTGCCTGCAGCATTTTAACCATCGCCTCGTGACCGACTTCGAAGAGGTGATCTGGCTGGAGGACGCGTCTGTGGAGGTGCCCCTCGAACTGGAGGTGCCCCCCGCCCACCTCGACGAGCTACTGCCGCGCGACGGTCGGCTCGACCCGGTCGATCTCATCTACCAGCATCTGTGCCTGGAGTTGCCCGTGCGCAACCTGTGCTCCGAGCAGTGCCAGGGGGTCAAGACCGCCCAACCCGAGGAGCAAAGCCTCGACCGGCGCTGGGCTGCTCTTGCCCGTCTGCGCGAAGAGTTGGGCTGA
- a CDS encoding HEAT repeat domain-containing protein has translation METPEEKLASPNLGDRLSAVGALRDIPAEHSVALLVKAAQDDNARVRYAAVSLLGQKEDRSVLGLLRTLLTSDPEFDVRAAAAAALGDLHAQEAYEDLAAAFAQDNEWLVRFSILAALGELGDRRAVDLLVTALKGDPLIRTVAAGALGQLGDRRAVGELVAYIADEDWQLRFRIAQALGELGGEEACSALQTLAADPNDAVSSTARSALEQLAQ, from the coding sequence ATGGAAACTCCAGAAGAGAAACTGGCAAGCCCGAACCTGGGCGATCGCCTCAGCGCGGTGGGTGCGCTGCGGGACATACCCGCTGAGCACTCGGTGGCGCTGTTGGTCAAAGCGGCCCAGGACGACAATGCCCGCGTGCGCTACGCCGCTGTGAGCCTGCTGGGCCAAAAAGAGGACCGCTCTGTCCTGGGCTTGCTGCGAACCTTGCTCACCTCGGACCCGGAATTTGACGTGCGCGCCGCCGCCGCCGCCGCCCTGGGCGATTTGCACGCCCAGGAAGCCTACGAAGATTTGGCCGCCGCCTTTGCCCAGGACAACGAGTGGCTGGTCAGATTCAGCATCCTGGCCGCCCTCGGCGAACTGGGCGACCGGCGGGCGGTGGACCTGCTGGTGACGGCCCTCAAGGGCGACCCGCTCATCCGCACCGTCGCTGCCGGAGCCCTCGGACAGTTGGGCGACCGGCGGGCGGTGGGCGAATTGGTGGCCTACATCGCCGACGAAGACTGGCAGCTGCGCTTTCGCATCGCCCAGGCTCTCGGCGAACTGGGCGGCGAAGAAGCGTGCTCTGCATTGCAAACTCTCGCCGCTGATCCCAACGATGCAGTCAGTTCCACGGCCCGTTCCGCCCTCGAACAGCTTGCGCAATAG
- the yidC gene encoding membrane protein insertase YidC: protein MDFGVGFLTNSVMLPILDFLYRIVPNYGVGIVLLTLIVKGLLWPLTAGSIRSMRKMQVVQPEMQRRTKEIQEKYKNEPERMQQEMAGLYKEYGNPLAGCLPLVVQMPILFALFATLRGSPFADTVHMATVQVKPTSELTRVETEGKSWEYTIYLTDGMQERQKITFSPNFARVPVGKAVQFKVDQVNGQPFTALSPRFEIVGGAEKGKFLANGTLEALAPGDVNVHVVVPGIAAEKGFLFVEKLGRSGISGKDGIYWDSLLMIVLFGVSLYFSQNMTAKHNPSMTEQQKQINKITPFIFSGMFVFFPLPAGVLLYILLSNLFQIVQTYLLYREPLPENIQRILDQAKRKEETDKPLPFENKQRRNKKKA, encoded by the coding sequence ATGGATTTCGGAGTCGGTTTTCTCACAAACAGCGTCATGCTGCCTATCCTGGACTTTCTGTACCGGATTGTCCCCAACTACGGCGTGGGTATCGTGCTGCTGACGCTGATCGTCAAGGGGCTGTTGTGGCCGCTGACGGCCGGCTCGATCCGCAGCATGCGCAAGATGCAGGTGGTGCAACCGGAGATGCAGCGGCGCACCAAAGAGATTCAAGAAAAATACAAAAACGAGCCTGAGCGCATGCAGCAGGAGATGGCCGGCCTCTACAAAGAGTACGGCAACCCGCTGGCGGGCTGTCTGCCGCTGGTGGTGCAGATGCCGATTTTGTTTGCGCTGTTTGCCACCTTGCGCGGATCGCCCTTTGCCGACACCGTGCACATGGCCACGGTCCAGGTGAAGCCCACCAGCGAGCTGACCCGCGTCGAGACCGAGGGCAAGTCCTGGGAATACACGATCTACCTCACCGACGGCATGCAGGAGCGGCAGAAGATCACCTTCAGCCCCAACTTCGCGCGGGTGCCGGTCGGCAAGGCGGTGCAGTTTAAAGTCGATCAGGTCAACGGCCAACCTTTCACCGCCCTGTCGCCCCGCTTTGAGATCGTCGGCGGCGCCGAGAAGGGCAAATTTCTGGCGAACGGCACCCTCGAAGCGCTCGCCCCCGGCGATGTGAACGTGCACGTCGTCGTACCGGGCATCGCCGCTGAAAAAGGCTTCTTGTTCGTCGAGAAACTGGGCCGCTCGGGTATCTCGGGCAAAGACGGCATCTACTGGGACAGCCTGCTGATGATCGTCCTGTTTGGCGTCTCGCTCTATTTTTCCCAAAATATGACAGCCAAACACAACCCGAGCATGACCGAACAGCAGAAGCAAATCAACAAAATCACGCCGTTTATCTTCTCAGGCATGTTCGTGTTCTTCCCCCTGCCCGCCGGCGTGCTATTGTACATTTTGCTGTCGAACCTCTTTCAGATCGTTCAGACCTATTTGCTCTACCGCGAGCCGCTGCCGGAGAACATCCAGCGCATTCTCGATCAGGCCAAGCGCAAAGAGGAGACCGACAAGCCCCTGCCCTTCGAGAACAAGCAGCGCCGCAACAAGAAAAAAGCATGA